A segment of the Meles meles chromosome 4, mMelMel3.1 paternal haplotype, whole genome shotgun sequence genome:
GCCAGGTCTCTCCCTACCCTTTTGGGACACCCTTGCCTGCTGATAAAGCCACTGCGTAAACTTcaaccctcctcctccccctttctgTCTGGCCCACGAAAGCAGTGGCGTCACACAATTCCTGGCCCCGAGGTTGGGCACTGCCCTTCCCCGAAATAGCGACAAGCGCCGGCAGAAGCTCCACCTGTGATCACTCGGTAACCGGCGCAGGCCTGCCTCAAGCAGCCCTCACGTGGCCGCAGGGGCCCAATCACCGAGGCCCACGCTTTCCACACGGCCGCATGCGCTCATAGAGCCAAAGCTCGCGCGGCGCCCCGCCCAGGCCGCACGGTGCTTCCGCGTTAATCCTCCCATGAAGTCCCGGTCACCGGAGTTGCGGGTTCCTAGTAAGCGCTGTTTCCAAAGGCGGCCTCGGGAGCATGCCCTGATTGGCTCGCTCTGGAGGCGTGGACAGGACTCATTTGAGTCTAGGACCACTTCCTGAGGCGCGAGGCAGGAAGTTATCTATCTGGTTTCTCTGGAGTCCTGTGGAGAAAGTGCTGTCTGCTGCAGTGGTGGCGGCGAGAACTGGAGGTGGGTCGGAAGACTGGCCGTTCGGTCTCGCCGCAGCCAAAGGCCCGTTTCCATCGTAGCACCACGGCCCTCTTCTCCAGCCCCGAGCCCGGCGCGGCTGCCCGGGGGGCACCTTCAGGCTCCTTGACGCCGGTCCAAGGGGCATCTACCTGGGGATCGCCTGGGCCTCCAGTCGGGGGACTGACTCCAGGCTTCAGCTCCCCGGGCCACTGTAAGAAGTGCCGTTATCACCCCTcgccctgtcctcctcctccctgaaCCATCGAGACCCTGGTCCAGAGCGATAGCCTTGGACCTGGGACTAGGCGCTCCAAGACGCTCGGCCCCGGCACCCCACAGACGGGGCTCTGCATCGTCTCTGATATGTCACCCACCATCTCCCACAAGGACAACAGTCGGCAACGACGACCGGGGAATTTCAGCCACTCTCTGGATATGAAGAGCGGTCCTCTGCCGCCAGGCGGCTGGGATGACAGTCATCAGGAATTGGTGGGCGGGGAAGGGGACAAAGAAGCTTTTCTGCGGGATACCGGCACGGGTGACTTCTCAAAACCGCCACGGAGCTGCCGGGCCGAATTAAGCAGCATTTTGCTGTTGCTTTTTCTTTACGTGCTTCAGGGCATTCCACTGGGCCTGGCGGGAAGCATCCCACTCATTTTGCAGAGCAAAAACGTTAGCTATACAGATCAAGCTTTCTTCAGTTTCGTCTTTTGGCCCTTCAGCCTCAAGTTGCTCTGGGCCCCGCTGGTTGATGCAGTTTACTTTAGGAACTTCGGTCGTCGCAAATCTTGGCTTGTCCCTACACAGTATATACTGGGACTGTTCATGATCTATTTATCCACTCAAGTGGACCGTTTGCTCGGGAACACTGATGGCAGAACGCCCGATGTGATTGCTCTCACTGTgacattctttttgtttgaatTCCTGGCCGCCACTCAGGACATCGCTGTGGATGGCTGGGCGTTAACTATGTTATCCCGGGAAAACGTGGGTTATGCTTCTACTTGCAATTCAGTGGGCCAGACTGCGGGCTATTTTTTGggcaatgttttgtttttggcccTTGAATCTGCCGATTTTTGTAACAAATATTTGCGATTTCAGCCTCAACCCAGGGGAATCGTTACTCTCTCAGGTAGTGTATTTAAGCAATTATGCGGTTAGGTTTATTTTCGTTTATGAGTCCTTTTGACAGAGTGTGTGACGTTGAAGGCAATCTCGTAATTTTAATTTGCTGGGAATTATTTTGTGAGAGATTATCCGAGGTTAAGTTTTCTGCTAAAATGAGCTTCAGCCAGAATGAGTACAGGAAAGCAGTCATAATTGATGAGTACCCTGCaatgagcagggagagacagCTCATCCAATAACATTGTTGTGTGATGACAAACAAAACTGCCAGTCTAGGAAGCTGTTGACACTTGCTTTATACATAGATGCACATTTTTTAGAAGTTCGGCTAGTGTGAAGACATGTATCCAGCCCAACTCCTGtggtttacattttccttttattggaTTGATATTTCTAATTCCAGTTCATTTCTGCCTCTATTGGTATACCAAGAGTCCTCTTCTAGCCTTCTGGTGAATAGAATAGGGTTAATTTATTCAGCATTAATGAGTTGACAGAGTGACAGAGTTCTAAGGGCCTCCTATGAATAAAGCAGAGTCCAACCCTCAAGGAATAGGAGAAATGGACATTTTGGGGAGCTCAGGGTTGCTAGCTTGTGAGAGTCAGGCCTCACACTGCAGATAACATTTGACCTTGTTGAATTATAAAATTCCATGAACTGAATAAGTGGAATTCTAGAATGCACAATGCCAGGTGAAAGTGCACTGAAGCTGTGAAGTATAAAAAGGTACAGGACAGTACCTACCGTGTTCAGAGTGCCTGAAGCAGTAATTGTGCGGACCAGATTTGGgaaacagtgatgaaagaaaagtTGTGACCCAGTTAGTAAGATTTTCTTGAATTGCTATGAGAAGTTTGAAGTTTATCCAGTAAGCAGTTTTGTGTAAGTTCTgcaaaatttctccttttttttttaaaaagattttatttatttatttgacagagagagatacaagtaggcagagaggcaggcagagagagagagggaagcaggctccctgccgagcagagagccagatgcgggactcaatcccaggaccctgagatcatgacctgagccaaaggcagcggcttaaaccactgagccacccaggcgccccaaatttctcctttttctgaataagtaaaatatatgtcCTTGGAAGGTTTtctgagttggtttttttttttttttttttaagctttcctaACAATTGGGAAACAGAAGTAAAAATCAGCAAAATCAGGAATAATCAACATCAGGAATATGGTAGAATTCTTTATTCTGATAATGATGTATTTAAGTGATTCTCTTGAAATTTAAGCAGTTCAGCTTTCTCTCATCTTCCCAGTACTAGCTTGGGGATTCCAGACAGGGTAAATGTCAGGGGTAGCTGTGTGGTGAGGGAAGTATAAGggttatataataatatttcgGTGGTGTGGAGGATGGAGGGTTCACACCTGCACTACTCATCTCTTGAAATGCCCTGTAAGGGACCCCCCTTATCTACCTCCTCAAACTGCTGTTGAGCTACTGCTACTGAAGAAATGATGATTATAATTTCCTTAAT
Coding sequences within it:
- the SLC33A1 gene encoding acetyl-coenzyme A transporter 1 isoform X2; translation: MSPTISHKDNSRQRRPGNFSHSLDMKSGPLPPGGWDDSHQELVGGEGDKEAFLRDTGTGDFSKPPRSCRAELSSILLLLFLYVLQGIPLGLAGSIPLILQSKNVSYTDQAFFSFVFWPFSLKLLWAPLVDAVYFRNFGRRKSWLVPTQYILGLFMIYLSTQVDRLLGNTDGRTPDVIALTVTFFLFEFLAATQDIAVDGWALTMLSRENVGYASTCNSVGQTAGYFLGNVLFLALESADFCNKYLRFQPQPRGIVTLSDWFFSSRCSNRTKIGRRGSTQRTFSLIGSSNGSFADNIASDYQQIHCRTPATKYILQSHALQVTLYSMYVSIMAFNAKVSDPLIGGTYMTLLNTVSNLGGNWPSTVALWLVDPLTVKECVGASNQNCRTPDAVELCKKLGGSCVTALDGYYVESIICVFIGFGWWFFLGPKLKKLQNEGPSSWKCKRSN